A stretch of the Perca flavescens isolate YP-PL-M2 chromosome 10, PFLA_1.0, whole genome shotgun sequence genome encodes the following:
- the ube2d2 gene encoding ubiquitin-conjugating enzyme E2 D2 has protein sequence MALKRIHKELNDLARDPPAQCSAGPVGDDMFHWQATIMGPNDSPYQSGVFFLTIHFPTDYPFKPPKVAFTTRIYHPNINSNGSICLDILRSQWSPALTISKVLLSICSLLCDPNPDDPLVPEIARIYKTDREKYNKIAREWTQKYAM, from the exons ATGGCTCTGAAAAGAATTCACAAG GAGTTGAATGACTTGGCACGGGACCCACCAGCCCAGTGTTCTGCAGGACCAGTAGGAGATGACA tgtTTCACTGGCAAGCCACGATAATGGGACCT AATGACAGTCCTTACCAGAGCGGGGTTTTCTTCTTGACCATACACTTCCCCACAGACTACCCCTTCAAACCGCCAAAG GTTGCATTCACCACGAGAATCTACCACCCAAATATCAACAGCAACGGCAGCATTTGTCTTGACATTCTGCGATCACAGTGGTCTCCGGCTCTCACCATCTCCAAAG TCCTCCTGTCCatctgctctctgctgtgtgACCCAAACCCGGACGACCCCTTAGTACCCGAGATCGCCCGCATCTACAAGACGGACAGGGAAAA GTACAACAAAATAGCTCGGGAATGGACACAAAAGTATGCAATGTAG